The sequence below is a genomic window from Rhodococcus sp. 4CII.
CGAGCGACCGCCGCACGAAGTCGGCAGGGATGGTGCGGGCAGTCACGAGCCGGGCTTCCCGAGTGTCCGGAGTCGCCGCGCGGCCTCCTCGAGCACGGCATCCTGTTTGCAGAACGCGAAGCGCACCAGCGGGTTCCAGGGCTCCGGATGGTCGGTGAACACACTGACCGGCACCGCGGCGACACCGATGCGCGCGGGGAGGTTGCGGCAGAACTCGATGCCGTCCCGCTCGCCGATCGCGGTGATGTCGGCGCACAGGTAGTACGTGCCGCCGCCCGAATGGACGTCCAGGCCGGACGCGACGAGCGCGTCGTACAGCACGTCCCGCTTCGTCTGGAGACTGTCCCGCAACTGCGTCACCCACCGCTGCTCGTGGATCAATGCGTGCGCCACCGCCGGCTGGAACGGGCCGCCGCCGACGAAGGACATGTATTGCTTCGCGGTTCGCACCGCGTCGATCAATTCGGCCGGACCGCACGCCCAGCCGATCTTCCACCCGGTGACGTTGAACGTCTTGGCGGCGCTCGACACCGAGACGGTCCGCTCGTACATTCCCGGCAGGGTGGCCAGTGCGGTGTGCGTCCGGCCGTCGAAGACCAGGTGCTCGTACACCTCGTCGCTGAGCACCAGCAGATCGTGCTCGCAGGCCAGTTCCGCGACGGCGGCGATCTCGTCGGGGGTGAACACGGTGCCCGTCGGATTGTGCGGGGTGTTGATCACCAGCATCCGGGTCTTCGGCGTGATCGCGGCCCGCAGAGCGTCGAGGTCGACGACGAACGCCGCCCCGGACCGGGCGAGTGGCACGCTGCGCCGCACCGCGCCTGCCAGCGCGACGGACGCCGCGTACGAGTCGTAGTACGGCTCGATCAGCACCACTTCCTCACCCGGCTCGACGAGACCCAGAATCGCCGCGCTGATGGCCTCGGTGGCGCCGACCGTGACCAGCACCTCCGAATCGGGGTCGTGGTCGAGCCCGTACCGGGCCCGCCGGTCGGCCGCGACCGCGTGGCGGAGCACGGGCATGCCGGGGCCGGGCGGGTACTGGTTGAGCCCGTCCGCGATCGCCTGCCGCGCGGTGTCGAGCATCGATGCCGGACCGTCGGTGTCGGGGAACCCCTGACCGAGATTGATGGCGTCGTTGCGCACGGCGAGTGCGGTCATCTCGGCGAAGATGGTGGAGGCGAACGGCTGCAAGCGCTCGACGGTGCGGTTGCGCGGCGTTGCGGGCATTACTGCAGCGTAGTCGGTGTGACACCGAGGGTTGCGCAGGGCCGTGTCACGTTCGGCGGGGCTGTCTCGTCTTCTCTGTAGACGGCGCGCACAGGGCGCCCGGTGACGATGGAGGACGCAATGCCCCGCATTCCCGCAGTGGCCCCGGCCGACGCGAGCCCGCTGGTCAAGGTCGCGTACAAGTTCGCTGCCCACAAGTTCGACGAGGTGCCCGAGCCGTTCGCCGTGCTCGCCCATCACCGCAAGCTGTTCGTCGCGTCCGCTCGCCACGAGCTGGCGGTGCAGAAGGCGTCGACCGTACTTCCCGCCAACGTCCGCGAGATTGCGGTCTACCGCGTGGCATGGACGATCGGCTGCTCGTGGTGCGTGGACTTCGGGACGATGCTCCAACGCCTCGACGGTCTCGACGTGGAGCGGCTCCGGCACATCGCCGACTACGCCGAGTCGCCCGCCTACAGCGACGACGAGCGCGCGGCCATCGCGTACGCCGACGCGATGACGGCGACACCCACCACGGTCACCGACGAACAGGTGGCGGATCTGGAGCGCCGGTTCGGCCGGGCCGGGGTGGTCGAACTGTCCTATCAGATCGGCATCGAGAACATGCGGGCCCGGATGTACTCGGCGCTGGGCATCACGGAGCAGGGATTCGGCACCGATTCGTGCCGGGTGCCGTGGGCCGACGACACCGCGGTCACGGAGGACCGTCCGGGAGCCTGATCCCGTTGAACTTCTCCGGATTGGCGATGTCGTACGCCGCGTAGACGAGCCCGTCCCGGACGGTGAACCCACCCACTCGCGGCGGCGAGCTGCGGTGGGCATCGTCGCCGGTATATCCCGCGGTGAAGACGCCGAGCTGGCCGTTGACCAGTACCGGCTGCATCGTGGTGAAGATGCCCGGTCCGTACCGCTGCAGGAGGCCGAGGAAGAATCGCGCGAACTTGTCTGCGCCCCGGACGACGTTGACGGCGGTGCTCGTGGTGCCGTTCGCGTCGCCGATGACCACGGCCTCCGGATGCAGCGCCGCGACGACCGCGCCGAGATCGCCCGTGGCCAGTGCCTCGAGCAGTCGTTGCACGGCGAGGGCGTGCTCCTCGTCCGGCACGGCGGGTGTGGTTGCGGCGGCGGCCTTGCGGGCTCTGGACGCGAGCTGACGCGCCGCCGGCGTCGCGATCCCGAGAATGTCCGCGACCTCGTCGAACGGCACCCCGAAACCGTCGTGCAGCACGAACGCGACCCGCTGCTGCGGGGTGAGTGTGTCGAGCACGATCAGCGCCGCAAGACGGTTGTCCTCTTCCCGGACAACCGCTTCCAGTGGATCCGGTTCGGCCGACGGCGACACGCCGGTGACGATCGGTTCCGGAAGCCATTGGCCGACATACTGTTCCCGCCGTACCGCGGCCGAACGCAACCGGTCGAGGCAGATCCGTCCGACCACCGTCGTGAGCCACGGTCCCAGGTCGCGGATGTCGGCGGCACCGGCGGCGTCGAGTCGCAGCCACGACTCCTGGACGGCGTCCTCCGCGTCGCTGACACTTCCCGTCAGGCGGTAGGCCACGGAGAGCAGATGCCGCCGGTGGGACTCGAATTCGTCGACCAGCGTCGCAGTGGGCATGCCGATATCCTACGTGCGGTCCAGACATAAAATCCGCGGTGCGCGTAACCGTTGACCCTGGTGGCGGGTCGGGACGTATGGTGTGGCGACCACACCACCTCCAGGGAGTCTGCCATGTTCCAGTGTTCCAGCTGTCGTAGCTGACCTGGCTTTTTCGCACCCCTTTTTCCGCACGTTCCGTCCACCTCGCCCGGCGACCGCCGAGCGGGTGCGGAAGTGCGCGTCGTTCGACCCGCCGCACCGTCGTCTGCGGGCATCACACACTAGGAAGATCTCGATGATTCGTCCACGTCTCGCGCGGACTCTGGCAGCCGCTGTCGCCCTGCTCACGTTCACCAGTCTCGCCGTCGCCTGCTCCGGTTCCGAGGCCACCACGACCGCCGACGGCAGGACGGTGCTCCGCTACGAGGGCAGCACCGGCCAGGTCTCCTTCCCCGAACTCGCGGCCGACCTGGGCTACTACCAGAAGGTCGAGTTGAACTGGATCGGCGACACCACCAGTGGGCCGCAGAGCATTCAGAACGCCGCCACCGGTCAGACGGACTTCGGTGGCGCCTTCAACGGTGCGGTGCTGAAGCTGGCCGCGGCCGACTCGCCGATCACCTCGGTCATCGGGTACTACGGCTCCGACAAGGAGACGTTCAACGGGTACTACGTCCTCGACGGAAGCCCGATCACGTCCGCCCGCGACCTGATCGGCAAGAAGGTCGGGATGAACACGCTCGGTGCGCACCACGAATTCCTCGTGCGGGAGTGGCTGGCACGGGAGGGGCTGACTCCGGACGAGATCAAGCAGGTGGAGCTCACCGTCGTGCCGCCGGTCAACACCGAGCAGGCGCTGCGGCAGGGGCAGATCGACGTCGGAACCCTGGGAAGTGTGTTCCGGGACAAGGCCGTCGAACGCGGCGGAATCCGCCCACTGTTCACCGACGAATCCATCTTCGGTTCCTTCACCTACGGTTCGCTGCTGTTCCGCAACGACTTCATCGCGAAGAACAAGGACGCCGTCGCCGACTTCGTGCAGGGCACCGCGCGGGCCATCCGCTGGACCCAGACGACGCCGCGGGCCGAGGTGATCGCGAAGTTCAAGGACATCATCACCCGCCGCGGCCGCAACGAGACCACGGACCTCGTCGACTACTGGAAGACACCGGGCGTCGCCGGGCCCGGTGGCGTGATCACCGACCAGGAGATCCAGATCTGGATCGACTG
It includes:
- a CDS encoding ABC transporter substrate-binding protein, producing the protein MIRPRLARTLAAAVALLTFTSLAVACSGSEATTTADGRTVLRYEGSTGQVSFPELAADLGYYQKVELNWIGDTTSGPQSIQNAATGQTDFGGAFNGAVLKLAAADSPITSVIGYYGSDKETFNGYYVLDGSPITSARDLIGKKVGMNTLGAHHEFLVREWLAREGLTPDEIKQVELTVVPPVNTEQALRQGQIDVGTLGSVFRDKAVERGGIRPLFTDESIFGSFTYGSLLFRNDFIAKNKDAVADFVQGTARAIRWTQTTPRAEVIAKFKDIITRRGRNETTDLVDYWKTPGVAGPGGVITDQEIQIWIDWLVRNGELEDGKLTPADVYTNEFNPYANGTYPADSGPDGQALAAK
- a CDS encoding sigma-70 family RNA polymerase sigma factor, whose amino-acid sequence is MPTATLVDEFESHRRHLLSVAYRLTGSVSDAEDAVQESWLRLDAAGAADIRDLGPWLTTVVGRICLDRLRSAAVRREQYVGQWLPEPIVTGVSPSAEPDPLEAVVREEDNRLAALIVLDTLTPQQRVAFVLHDGFGVPFDEVADILGIATPAARQLASRARKAAAATTPAVPDEEHALAVQRLLEALATGDLGAVVAALHPEAVVIGDANGTTSTAVNVVRGADKFARFFLGLLQRYGPGIFTTMQPVLVNGQLGVFTAGYTGDDAHRSSPPRVGGFTVRDGLVYAAYDIANPEKFNGIRLPDGPP
- a CDS encoding pyridoxal phosphate-dependent aminotransferase, with amino-acid sequence MPATPRNRTVERLQPFASTIFAEMTALAVRNDAINLGQGFPDTDGPASMLDTARQAIADGLNQYPPGPGMPVLRHAVAADRRARYGLDHDPDSEVLVTVGATEAISAAILGLVEPGEEVVLIEPYYDSYAASVALAGAVRRSVPLARSGAAFVVDLDALRAAITPKTRMLVINTPHNPTGTVFTPDEIAAVAELACEHDLLVLSDEVYEHLVFDGRTHTALATLPGMYERTVSVSSAAKTFNVTGWKIGWACGPAELIDAVRTAKQYMSFVGGGPFQPAVAHALIHEQRWVTQLRDSLQTKRDVLYDALVASGLDVHSGGGTYYLCADITAIGERDGIEFCRNLPARIGVAAVPVSVFTDHPEPWNPLVRFAFCKQDAVLEEAARRLRTLGKPGS
- a CDS encoding carboxymuconolactone decarboxylase family protein — protein: MPRIPAVAPADASPLVKVAYKFAAHKFDEVPEPFAVLAHHRKLFVASARHELAVQKASTVLPANVREIAVYRVAWTIGCSWCVDFGTMLQRLDGLDVERLRHIADYAESPAYSDDERAAIAYADAMTATPTTVTDEQVADLERRFGRAGVVELSYQIGIENMRARMYSALGITEQGFGTDSCRVPWADDTAVTEDRPGA